A DNA window from Mucilaginibacter xinganensis contains the following coding sequences:
- a CDS encoding GbsR/MarR family transcriptional regulator, translating into MELPEAKQKFIEAWGKLGSEWGINRTMAQVHALLLVTPEALTTEEVMESLSISRGNANMTLRDLISWGLVEKQHKPGERKEYFFADKDTWNIARQVAKERRKRELDPVIKILDELSKVKGDAKDPAFKTFNKSVTDINKLAKNVDKTLETMLKADESWFWGSILKIFK; encoded by the coding sequence ATGGAACTACCTGAAGCTAAACAGAAGTTTATTGAGGCATGGGGCAAGTTGGGGTCTGAGTGGGGAATTAACCGTACCATGGCCCAGGTGCATGCGCTTTTGCTGGTAACGCCGGAAGCTTTAACTACTGAAGAAGTGATGGAATCGCTCAGTATCTCGCGCGGGAATGCCAACATGACCCTGCGCGACCTGATCAGTTGGGGACTGGTTGAAAAACAGCATAAGCCCGGCGAACGTAAAGAATATTTTTTTGCAGACAAAGATACCTGGAACATTGCCCGGCAGGTTGCCAAAGAACGCCGCAAAAGGGAACTGGATCCGGTAATTAAAATATTGGATGAACTGTCAAAAGTTAAAGGCGATGCTAAAGACCCGGCCTTTAAAACCTTCAATAAATCGGTAACGGATATCAACAAGCTGGCTAAAAATGTAGATAAAACATTGGAAACCATGCTTAAAGCCGATGAAAGCTGGTTTTGGGGTTCTATTTTAAAGATCTTTAAGTAG
- a CDS encoding sigma-54-dependent transcriptional regulator, producing MKSNILIIDDEVKLSELLSRILELEGYHVLQAANAKAGLRILEREDIRVVLSDVKLPDANGVELVSKIKQLRPGVEVINLTAFGAISDGVLAIKNGAFDYLTKGDDNEKIIPMVSKAMDKANLQFRLKELQDQVENQHGFPIVLGNSPAIQEAIKLAKKVAKTDATVLLLGETGTGKEVFAEAIHYESLRKDKPFVAVNCSAFSPELLESELFGYKAGAFTGAIKDKKGLFEETNTGTIFLDELGEMSLDLQAKLLRVLENGSFMKIGETKTTKVDVRLIAATNRDLQKEAEENHFRLDLYYRLSGFSILLPPLRDRIGDIEVLANHFIKIYAARIKKKVPDVDQHFFKLLNQHKWNGNIRELKNVIERVIILMDEPLLTPKLLPYEFHNGVYYDLVALDLESVERNHIHRILKYTKGNKTEAARILGIGLATLYRKIEEYPVLLN from the coding sequence ATGAAATCAAATATATTAATAATTGATGATGAAGTAAAGCTCAGTGAGTTACTTTCAAGGATACTGGAGCTTGAAGGTTACCATGTTCTGCAGGCTGCTAATGCAAAAGCCGGCCTTCGCATCCTGGAACGCGAGGATATCCGTGTGGTACTGAGCGATGTGAAATTACCTGATGCCAATGGCGTTGAACTCGTTAGCAAAATAAAACAACTAAGGCCAGGCGTGGAGGTTATTAATCTTACAGCTTTCGGTGCAATAAGTGACGGGGTGCTGGCAATTAAGAATGGAGCGTTCGATTACCTGACAAAAGGTGACGACAATGAAAAGATTATTCCGATGGTGAGTAAAGCAATGGATAAAGCCAACCTGCAATTCCGTTTAAAGGAACTGCAAGACCAGGTAGAGAATCAACATGGTTTCCCTATTGTTCTGGGCAACTCCCCGGCCATCCAGGAGGCTATTAAACTGGCTAAAAAGGTCGCCAAAACCGATGCCACGGTGCTGCTGCTGGGCGAAACCGGGACCGGCAAAGAGGTTTTTGCGGAGGCCATACATTACGAAAGTTTAAGAAAAGACAAACCATTTGTGGCCGTAAATTGCAGCGCCTTCAGCCCTGAATTACTGGAAAGCGAGTTATTCGGTTATAAGGCCGGCGCATTTACCGGCGCAATAAAAGATAAAAAAGGCCTTTTTGAAGAAACAAATACCGGAACTATTTTTTTGGATGAATTGGGTGAAATGAGCCTCGATTTGCAGGCAAAATTATTGCGTGTACTTGAAAACGGCTCGTTTATGAAAATAGGAGAAACCAAAACGACAAAAGTTGATGTGCGGCTGATAGCAGCCACTAACCGGGATCTTCAAAAAGAAGCCGAAGAAAACCACTTTAGGCTCGATCTTTATTACCGCTTGTCAGGGTTTTCTATTTTATTGCCCCCATTGCGCGACCGGATTGGCGACATTGAAGTGCTGGCCAACCATTTTATTAAAATATATGCCGCCCGAATAAAAAAGAAGGTACCTGATGTGGATCAGCACTTTTTTAAGCTGCTAAACCAGCATAAATGGAATGGGAACATCAGAGAATTGAAAAACGTTATTGAAAGAGTAATCATCCTGATGGATGAACCGCTCCTGACCCCCAAGTTGCTCCCTTACGAATTTCATAATGGTGTGTATTATGACCTGGTTGCGCTCGACCTGGAAAGCGTTGAACGTAACCATATCCATCGGATCTTAAAATACACCAAAGGCAATAAAACAGAAGCTGCGCGCATCCTTGGCATAGGGCTGGCAACGCTTTACCGCAAAATAGAGGAGTACCCGGTTTTGCTGAATTAA
- a CDS encoding GlxA family transcriptional regulator, whose protein sequence is MKEIAILVHEDAVFSTVSGAMDMLIHTNRLFHESGKPLPFKIMLVGEKSSNEYLHHPEPYVGYSNIANMKKPGLIIVPAFYGDRGAIPQKHQMLINWINRMNKSGTEVASLCSGSYFLAEAGLLNGKSCTAHWFDKDDITSRYPAVNFLSDLVITDDCGIYTSGGAFSSLNLVLYLIDKFCGREVGIWASKMFSLDMDRNSQAHFAVFKGQHQHNDDNILKAQHYIEQNHQQQLNIDQIAEYANMSKRNFIRRFKKATQNTPFEYVQRVKIEAVKKELEKGSPNINLLMYDAGYNDIKTFREVFKKITGLTPQDYRKKYSRGTPELEGMDIYQTLN, encoded by the coding sequence ATGAAAGAAATTGCAATATTGGTACACGAAGACGCGGTATTTTCAACAGTATCAGGTGCTATGGATATGCTGATCCATACCAACAGGCTTTTCCATGAATCGGGCAAGCCGCTTCCTTTTAAAATAATGCTGGTTGGTGAAAAATCATCAAATGAATACTTACACCATCCCGAGCCTTATGTGGGTTACAGTAACATAGCCAACATGAAAAAACCGGGTCTGATTATTGTACCTGCATTTTATGGTGACCGGGGAGCTATCCCGCAAAAGCATCAAATGCTAATTAACTGGATAAACCGCATGAACAAAAGCGGTACGGAAGTAGCCAGCCTGTGCTCCGGCAGTTACTTCCTGGCAGAAGCCGGTTTACTAAACGGAAAATCATGCACCGCGCATTGGTTTGATAAAGACGATATAACAAGCCGGTATCCCGCGGTCAACTTCCTTTCAGATCTGGTAATAACTGACGATTGCGGAATTTATACCAGCGGCGGCGCATTCTCTTCGTTAAACCTGGTGCTGTACCTTATTGATAAGTTTTGCGGAAGGGAAGTAGGGATTTGGGCGAGTAAAATGTTCAGTTTGGATATGGACCGCAACAGCCAGGCGCACTTTGCTGTATTCAAGGGCCAGCACCAGCATAATGACGATAACATATTAAAGGCACAGCATTATATAGAACAAAATCATCAGCAACAGTTAAATATTGATCAAATTGCTGAATATGCCAATATGAGCAAGCGCAATTTTATCAGGCGTTTTAAAAAGGCCACTCAAAACACGCCTTTTGAATATGTACAGCGGGTAAAAATTGAAGCTGTTAAAAAGGAACTCGAAAAAGGATCTCCAAATATTAACTTGCTGATGTATGATGCTGGCTATAACGACATCAAAACCTTTCGCGAAGTGTTTAAAAAAATAACCGGGCTTACCCCGCAGGACTATCGTAAAAAATACAGCCGGGGGACGCCTGAACTGGAAGGGATGGATATTTATCAAACGCTAAATTAA
- a CDS encoding M20 family metallo-hydrolase, translated as MAKNQNDGIHVIMEKLPVNPMLFSKSVGLLQHLIKTPSFSGEETLAADLVEDYLNGYSIKTERKGNNIWCFNKHFNPAKPTILLNSHLDTVKPNDGYTNDPFCPEVSNGRLYGLGSNDAGGCLVSLIAAFLHFYSYKGLGFNLCLAATAEEENSGRNGIVSILPLLGGLELAIVGEPTLLQMAIAERGNLVIDCVANGRSGHAAREEGENAIYNSLAAIEWFRNYKFPEQVKGLSSVKMTVTTVNAGTQHNIIPARCSFTVDIRNDDSHTHQQILDVIKANIKMPFTVRPSPLRASSVPMDHPIVKTGIAIGCKTYSSPTSSDQAWLNIPSVKIGPGDSARSHTADEYIFLEEIKRGISMYIKLLDMLPLMLINNPTKYKNEIKYINN; from the coding sequence ATGGCAAAAAACCAAAACGATGGCATCCATGTAATTATGGAAAAACTGCCGGTAAACCCCATGCTGTTCAGTAAATCGGTAGGTTTGCTTCAGCATCTGATCAAGACGCCCTCCTTTAGCGGCGAAGAAACCCTCGCCGCCGACCTGGTGGAGGATTACCTCAACGGTTATTCAATTAAAACTGAAAGAAAAGGAAATAATATCTGGTGTTTCAATAAACACTTTAATCCCGCAAAGCCTACCATTTTACTTAACTCCCACCTCGATACTGTAAAACCGAACGACGGTTATACAAATGATCCTTTCTGCCCCGAGGTAAGCAACGGCCGCTTATACGGCCTGGGCAGCAACGATGCAGGTGGATGCCTGGTATCGCTTATTGCTGCCTTTCTGCACTTTTACAGTTATAAAGGCTTGGGTTTTAATCTTTGCCTGGCCGCAACAGCCGAAGAGGAAAACTCAGGCCGCAACGGGATTGTATCTATCCTGCCTTTGTTAGGCGGTTTGGAACTGGCTATTGTAGGAGAACCCACCTTATTGCAAATGGCTATAGCCGAACGGGGCAACCTGGTTATTGATTGTGTGGCGAATGGCCGTTCGGGCCATGCTGCAAGAGAGGAAGGAGAAAACGCGATTTACAACAGCCTGGCGGCCATAGAATGGTTTAGGAACTATAAATTCCCCGAACAGGTTAAAGGACTGTCATCCGTAAAAATGACAGTTACCACCGTTAATGCAGGCACCCAGCATAATATCATACCGGCCAGGTGCAGCTTTACAGTAGATATCAGGAACGACGACAGCCATACACACCAGCAGATCCTGGATGTGATTAAAGCCAATATAAAAATGCCATTTACCGTCCGCCCCAGCCCGCTAAGAGCATCATCGGTGCCGATGGATCATCCAATAGTTAAAACAGGCATAGCTATCGGCTGTAAGACTTATAGTTCCCCCACATCGTCCGACCAGGCGTGGCTGAACATACCGTCGGTAAAAATAGGTCCGGGCGATTCCGCGCGGTCACATACGGCAGATGAATATATTTTTTTAGAAGAAATTAAAAGAGGGATCAGCATGTACATCAAATTACTGGATATGTTGCCGCTGATGTTAATAAACAATCCAACCAAGTATAAAAATGAAATCAAATATATTAATAATTGA
- a CDS encoding GNAT family N-acetyltransferase codes for MDEERIIVRSAIPADVVFADEIINEMESSAIARGSGISKRSAASIIEKIDNGKGVVAVTESGEWAGFSYIETWDNEEFVSNSGLIVSPKHRNQGIAARIKTQIFELSRSKYPAAKIFSITSGLAIMKLNSRLGFEAVTYSEVAKSSMFWNGCKSCVNYDVLQSKLRCNCLCTAMLFDPQVN; via the coding sequence ATGGACGAAGAACGAATTATTGTGAGGTCAGCTATTCCGGCTGACGTGGTGTTTGCAGACGAGATCATAAACGAAATGGAAAGTTCTGCTATAGCGAGGGGTTCCGGAATCTCAAAAAGATCAGCGGCATCCATCATTGAAAAAATAGACAACGGCAAGGGTGTTGTTGCTGTAACAGAAAGCGGAGAATGGGCTGGATTTTCCTACATCGAAACCTGGGACAATGAAGAATTTGTCTCCAACAGCGGGCTAATTGTTTCCCCAAAACACCGTAACCAAGGTATCGCCGCCCGGATAAAAACCCAAATTTTTGAGTTGTCGCGCAGCAAATATCCCGCTGCGAAAATCTTCAGTATCACCTCCGGCCTGGCCATTATGAAATTGAACAGCCGACTGGGTTTTGAAGCGGTAACCTATTCAGAAGTAGCAAAAAGCAGTATGTTTTGGAACGGTTGTAAAAGCTGTGTCAACTATGATGTTTTGCAAAGCAAACTCCGGTGTAATTGCCTGTGCACCGCCATGCTTTTTGATCCACAAGTAAATTAA
- a CDS encoding amidohydrolase family protein — protein sequence MIKPYLVIALFALLYLNCDAQQRKIIDVHFHTRSAGDYGTPPPPNPVTGKTPDAGTNDAIFRGNFALLKKYNIVKAICSGTLLRNADFISKDPGRFISSLEYPDHQDNPLPDTATFRKLIQEKKFTVFGELGLQYDGKTLDQPEFEPYIAICERYGVPIAIHMGLGPPETPYHGFPNFTVSSGSPFYLEPVLKKHPRLKLQIMHMGYPYIEETKAILYMYPQVYADISVIDWALPKEEFYQYLRAVITAGHEKQIMYGSDQMIWEDAIPLSIKTVEAAPFLNEQQKQDIFYNNAARFYGIK from the coding sequence ATGATAAAACCTTATTTAGTAATTGCGCTATTTGCCTTGTTATACCTAAACTGCGACGCGCAACAAAGAAAGATAATTGATGTACATTTTCATACACGGTCTGCCGGCGATTATGGAACGCCACCCCCTCCTAACCCGGTTACCGGCAAAACCCCCGATGCAGGCACTAATGATGCTATCTTTCGCGGTAATTTTGCGTTACTAAAGAAATATAATATTGTAAAGGCTATCTGTTCCGGAACCCTTTTAAGGAATGCAGACTTTATTTCAAAAGATCCGGGGCGGTTTATAAGTTCGCTCGAATATCCCGACCACCAGGATAATCCTTTGCCGGATACAGCTACTTTTAGAAAACTAATCCAGGAAAAAAAATTTACTGTTTTCGGAGAGTTAGGCCTGCAATATGACGGCAAAACACTCGACCAGCCAGAATTTGAACCCTATATCGCCATCTGTGAACGATATGGGGTTCCGATAGCCATTCACATGGGTTTGGGACCACCGGAAACCCCGTACCACGGCTTTCCAAATTTTACAGTTTCCTCTGGAAGCCCATTTTACCTTGAACCTGTGCTGAAGAAGCACCCCCGTTTAAAGTTGCAAATTATGCACATGGGTTATCCTTACATAGAGGAAACCAAAGCTATACTGTATATGTATCCGCAGGTATATGCTGATATTTCAGTGATAGACTGGGCGTTGCCGAAAGAAGAGTTTTACCAGTATCTTAGAGCAGTTATTACTGCCGGTCACGAAAAACAGATTATGTATGGATCTGACCAAATGATATGGGAAGACGCCATACCACTTTCCATCAAAACTGTCGAAGCCGCCCCCTTCCTGAATGAACAACAGAAACAGGATATTTTTTATAACAATGCCGCCCGTTTTTATGGAATAAAGTAA
- a CDS encoding outer membrane beta-barrel protein: MKKQLLTIAALATIALNVRAQNNVSALEVIKKDTVMQKDTVVKKEPFAFGDFTWLNGNDRRHKALLDTKYFTGRFLLDFNYTASNNNPIDHTVVGSTALARDHEFEISTIAFGGDFHYDNIRASVLTQFGTRATVVPRNDFSVTRGQFDLATAYRYLSEANAGYHFDVLNGINVDAGIFMSYIGLFSYYNAENWAYQPSFTSDNTPWFFNGLRIQIFVSDKLKIEPWLINGWQSYGMFNSQPGIGGQILWRPVEWAQVLTNTYYGADTQDKPGRKRFHSDNSIEVRYYKNKNSFINSMAFSVTGDIGFEKGDGVNGFHADPVKGPAQYFASGMIYNRMVMAKGHLGWTIGGGVINNPGRYLVLYPTGDANPIPAINTGATGSHPFSANPGDQFHGYDYSTSIDWMPNDYLTFRLEVVHRHASVPYFAGHGGVTSPDGYNTTPVPSNFTPDLVPSETRFIGALLVRF, from the coding sequence ATGAAAAAACAACTACTAACAATAGCTGCCCTGGCAACTATTGCCCTAAATGTTCGTGCGCAAAACAACGTATCTGCATTAGAGGTTATTAAAAAAGACACCGTGATGCAAAAAGATACGGTGGTAAAAAAAGAACCATTTGCATTCGGCGACTTTACCTGGTTAAACGGTAACGACCGCCGGCATAAAGCCCTGCTGGACACTAAGTATTTTACCGGGCGCTTCCTGCTTGATTTTAACTATACGGCATCCAACAATAATCCCATCGACCATACTGTAGTTGGATCAACTGCACTGGCGCGCGACCATGAATTTGAAATTTCTACGATAGCTTTCGGGGGCGATTTCCATTATGACAACATCAGGGCGAGTGTTTTAACCCAATTTGGAACACGCGCAACTGTAGTGCCCCGTAATGACTTTAGCGTTACACGCGGGCAATTTGACCTGGCAACAGCTTACCGGTATTTGAGCGAGGCCAATGCCGGTTACCACTTTGACGTACTAAATGGCATTAACGTAGATGCCGGTATCTTTATGTCGTACATTGGCCTGTTTTCATACTACAACGCCGAGAACTGGGCCTATCAGCCATCATTCACCTCGGATAACACCCCATGGTTTTTCAACGGGTTACGCATCCAGATCTTTGTGTCTGATAAGTTGAAGATCGAACCCTGGTTAATAAACGGCTGGCAGTCTTACGGCATGTTCAACAGCCAGCCTGGTATTGGCGGACAAATTCTTTGGCGGCCGGTAGAGTGGGCCCAGGTATTGACGAATACTTACTACGGCGCCGATACCCAGGACAAGCCCGGCAGGAAGCGGTTCCACTCAGACAACAGCATCGAGGTGCGTTACTACAAAAACAAGAATTCTTTTATCAACAGCATGGCGTTTTCTGTAACCGGTGACATCGGCTTTGAAAAAGGTGATGGCGTAAACGGCTTCCACGCCGACCCGGTAAAGGGCCCTGCACAATACTTCGCCAGCGGCATGATCTATAACCGTATGGTGATGGCAAAAGGGCACCTGGGCTGGACAATAGGCGGCGGGGTGATCAACAATCCCGGCCGTTACCTGGTATTATATCCCACAGGTGACGCAAACCCGATTCCTGCCATCAATACCGGTGCAACAGGATCGCATCCATTTTCTGCAAACCCGGGTGACCAGTTCCATGGATACGACTATTCAACTTCGATTGACTGGATGCCAAATGATTATTTAACCTTCCGCCTGGAGGTGGTACACCGCCATGCAAGCGTTCCTTATTTTGCAGGCCATGGCGGTGTGACATCACCCGACGGGTATAACACCACGCCGGTGCCGTCGAATTTTACGCCCGACTTGGTACCTTCGGAAACCCGTTTTATAGGTGCATTACTGGTAAGGTTCTAA
- a CDS encoding TIM barrel protein, with the protein MKEHNVSRRQFLGTGILAAAGMALASKTAFASSIFADGKPNSMINGVQVGVITYSFRSMPGTAEQLLQYCKDCNISAIELMGDAAEAYAGAPKWDRSADFAAKMAEWRMNAPMDKFVELRKMYNDAGVKIYAWKPNALGAKNTDAEINYAFNAAKALGCSHVTVELPDDQELTQRLGDKATEHKIYVGYHAHTQATPELWDVALGQSEYNAINLDIGHYVAGTSTSPVDFILKNSDRIVSMHIKDRKFHDGVNMPWGQGDTPIKEVLALMKKKKYKFPATIELEYKIPEGSDAVKEVIKCRDYAKNALS; encoded by the coding sequence ATGAAAGAACACAACGTTTCAAGGCGGCAGTTTCTCGGCACCGGGATACTTGCAGCTGCAGGTATGGCGCTGGCCTCGAAAACAGCATTTGCAAGCTCGATTTTTGCAGATGGCAAACCAAACTCAATGATCAATGGCGTGCAGGTAGGTGTAATTACCTACTCGTTCAGGAGCATGCCCGGCACTGCCGAACAATTATTACAATATTGCAAAGACTGTAACATCAGTGCCATTGAATTAATGGGCGATGCAGCCGAAGCCTATGCCGGTGCACCCAAATGGGACCGGAGTGCAGATTTTGCCGCTAAAATGGCCGAATGGCGTATGAATGCACCTATGGACAAGTTTGTAGAACTGCGCAAAATGTATAATGATGCCGGTGTAAAGATCTATGCCTGGAAACCCAACGCATTGGGAGCGAAAAATACCGACGCTGAAATTAATTATGCTTTTAATGCCGCGAAGGCGCTCGGATGCAGTCATGTAACCGTTGAATTACCTGATGACCAGGAACTAACGCAACGCCTGGGTGATAAGGCCACCGAACATAAAATTTATGTTGGCTACCATGCCCACACACAAGCCACTCCTGAGCTGTGGGATGTTGCCCTCGGCCAGTCAGAATATAATGCCATTAACCTGGATATCGGGCACTACGTAGCCGGTACCAGCACAAGCCCGGTAGATTTTATCCTGAAAAACAGCGACAGGATTGTAAGCATGCACATAAAGGACCGCAAATTCCACGATGGTGTAAATATGCCGTGGGGACAGGGCGATACCCCAATTAAAGAAGTGCTGGCATTAATGAAAAAGAAGAAATACAAATTCCCCGCAACAATTGAACTGGAATATAAAATACCTGAAGGCTCTGATGCTGTTAAAGAGGTAATAAAATGCCGCGATTACGCTAAAAATGCGTTGAGCTAA